GTAATTtatggttaattaataattatttgattttgattttagtGTAAATAGCAAAAAGGTCATATTTGGTacatattttctttgtaacaaaaataaaaatttatatttattaaaaattaaaatatacaaataaaaaagaatacttTTAAAGAGCATCAACCAAGTTGTAATCGTAATCGTGCTTTTCATATCGACTTTGAGTGTTTTTCTTTTGGGTATTcatgattaaattttcattccCGATGATTTCTTTTGGTGTGTTTCGTTGAATGATTCTCGGCATTAATTCGAATCTTTGaactttattattgttgttacTAATTTTTGAACGACTTCTAATTCGTACGTTATCATTGCCACATTCTTGAGGTTTACACATTGCGTTACGATTTATTGAAAGAgcgttcattaaaaatccgaTTTCTTTATCGGCTAATTGATCGGCTTGTTTTGCAGCGTTAGCAGATTGGCACAATGCTTTTTGCAACATTTGCAATTCCTCTTCGATTGTATTTTCGGCTTCTTTAAGATCGTGTTCTAGCTTCATGATCAgcaattcttaaaaaattctaaaaattacTCTGTGTggctttttaaaaatttttaagtgttGATAGCAATACATTTGGGAATATTGGtacatatattaattttttcttttaagttaattgatttattttaattaaaatatacaaaaaaaatttaattgtacgttACGGAGTTTCTTCAACGAAGTAATCCTCGGTATAATCACGCGATCTTCCGCTTGGTGCTGATGGAACGTGCGGTCGAatattgttttgaattttttctttgttaccAGGAGTTGAAGTGGTTAAAATTCGATCATCATCCTGATTATTTGAGATCACCCGTTGATAACGTGTACTCGTAGGACCATTTCCACAGATTTTCGCCGACATTTCTTGGGCATGAAAAAGAGCTGCCTTATTCCCGTTAACTGCTTGATTTAAAGTGTTTAATTGTTGATCGAATAATCTCCCAGAAGTCTTCTCGGCTGCGTTCGATTGACTGAGAGCACGTTGTAACTCGGCGATTTGACTCTGAATTGATTGCTCGGCTTCTTTTAAATCATGTTGTAATTTGCAGATCATGTTTTCTGGTTATCAAGTTTTTAATTGGTTAATTGCTtttaatatatgtatgtaGATAGCAGAATGAAATGAAATAGTTATTGgtacatatattatacaaaCTAACCTGGAAATGTTAACCATCCTATTgttgaagatttttttattaaggtaAATGATGAGTATACACATTAAATTGTACTATTACTTAGTGAAATCTGTATAGTAAAAATCAAAAGGGACATCACCGATGATACTGCAACCCTCCTCTTGAGACCAATCGGTTTTCCGGCCAAATATCCGAGGGTAATCCTCCTCCTCGATTGGGTTGTTGCACCTCCGAATCCAACCAACTGGGGCTGTCCAACTGACTCGATCTGTGACCACATCAAAGctatttttactacaattgGACgcttttaatcaaaatatttaaaaaaattaaaagaacgAGGACAATGAAAATTCTAAAGGATCTTAAGTTTACGAAAAACATTTATCTTACCTTCTTTTTCTCttatcttaatatttttattattaaagcaTAAGTCGGAAAAATCTCCAAACTTAATGCAACTTTGTGCAATTTGTGACTTTGTCAACTGCTAGTTTCTTGTAATCTTAGAAATTACTCGCCACTTACCCCTTTTCTTGTGAACGAGATTAAATAGGGATGTTGATAACTTTCTGCACACGCGATGTCTGTTTCCTTTCGGGGATATTTGTGGGTGATTCGATGAAATGTGATATAATAACAGTGGcaattccaaaataaaattgatattgacTATTACCAAAAGCATAACTAGAAATCGTTTCCTCTCCAATTTTTGTGCACTACACTTGTACTCATGTTATGTGTTATGGCAAGAGATACTACTGTCTAGGGAgttcatcaaaaataagaaacacAAATATGGAATAAAGCTATATGTTCTGATCACGCCCATTGGACTGATATAAAAGTTTGTAGACTGTATTGGTTAGTTGGACAACTACAAGAGCAAAAGCCATGTTCCGAAAATAGTGTAAAGGATATCGGGTAAAGAACAACTTCAAATTACTCAAGAACTGTAAGAAGATGATGCAAAAATTGCGCTAAGCAGGAAAAACCAAGGGGTTGTACAATTACAACCTTAATCCACCTTAGCATATTATCCACAAGTTCTTGTGTGATTTTGGTTAGCAATTTCTTCTACTCGGCTTGGAGAAAGCACATACGTTTTGTAACCAAACTCTGGGATCCAATTCGTTCCAGAGATTATCGAACCACATTATTtcaaatgttttaatttataccaaGAGAAACACCACCAGACCATAATCTCACCTCCGCCGAACTTTACTATTGGAGGACTTTAACGTATTATTATTGAACAGGAGGCGATCTTTAGAGTGCCGTCTAATCCAGACGCTGCCATCGGGTGAATATTAATTCGTTGCATCCACTGACGATGTGTTTTGCAAAACATTAACCGAGCAGCTCGGTTAGACTTAGTGATCAAATGTCTATAGACAGCAGCGCGATCACTAAAACCAAGCAGATTAAGTAGATCAAACCGAATGGATCTACtgtattattgaattaaataaacgaAAAGCATTATAATGTAACAGCAGCTGGGACGGAAATTGAAGTGTTGCAGAATAGCAACCAGGggtgaagaaaaggaaatgaGATGACCAACATCGTCGACTTACAgcaaaatcgattttccatTATCagattaattacttatttaacCCTTCCAACGGTTTACCGCAGAATTAAAGGTTTTGGCATATAATCGTGGAAAGCAACGTTTGTAGTCGTGTAGGTTACTACTTCAGTAAAAGCtggattttgcaaaattataGTTGTGTATGGACTAATCAGGGATATTAAGACT
This genomic stretch from Onthophagus taurus isolate NC chromosome 7, IU_Otau_3.0, whole genome shotgun sequence harbors:
- the LOC111425832 gene encoding uncharacterized protein isoform X3; this translates as MRRLILKKMNGKRKVSIVGLRQKFFAVILTMAFVHRSDAMPTNPGSLKQNIMTADISGSDLLGAGNGGGTAIGGGPQQINPQDPKLTPVRGTKDEQCSDKELLIMKLEHDLKEAENTIEEELQMLQKALCQSANAAKQADQLADKEIGFLMNALSINRNAMCKPQECGNDNVRIRSRSKISNNNNKVQRFELMPRIIQRNTPKEIIGNENLIMNTQKKNTQSRYEKHDYDYNLVDAL
- the LOC111425832 gene encoding uncharacterized protein isoform X4, with translation MRRLILKKMNGKRKVSIVGLRQKFFAVILTMAFVHRSDAMPTNPGSLKQNIMTADISGSDLLGAGNGGGTAIGGGPQQINPQDPKLTPVRGTKDEQCSDKENMICKLQHDLKEAEQSIQSQIAELQRALSQSNAAEKTSGRLFDQQLNTLNQAVNGNKAALFHAQEMSAKICGNGPTSTRYQRVISNNQDDDRILTTSTPGNKEKIQNNIRPHVPSAPSGRSRDYTEDYFVEETP